Proteins encoded by one window of Aphis gossypii isolate Hap1 chromosome X, ASM2018417v2, whole genome shotgun sequence:
- the LOC126552643 gene encoding THAP domain-containing protein 2-like yields MGGCTAVNCSNSRRKGIRLFRFPKDISRRKIWLQNCLRDKWVPTESSELCEIHFEENQFEQHRLDGLKKLKSNAIPTLIDVPNPSRMLETKIKSLYKTIGNLSSDNLKKNVSSTEKRLSQATSIESNVTISENHSEPVSCLERNEELEKIRAEMNRLKDENDHMKKEIKELEKVEEENKLVQLEVEHLQTKVKKANELLQPIP; encoded by the exons AATTCCCGAAGAAAAGGTATTCGTTTATTTCGATTTCCCAAAGATATTTCAAGACGAAAAATTTGGCTTCAAAATTGTCTCCGAGATAAATGGGTACCTACAGAGTCGTCGGAGTTGTGTGAA ATTCATTTTGAGGAAAACCAATTCGAACAGCATCGTCTGGATGGTTTAAAGAAACTAAAATCAAATGCAATTCCAACACTCATTGATGTGCCCAATCCCTCTCGCATGTTGGAGACCAAAATAAAATCCTTGTATaag ACTATAGGAAATTTGAGTAGTGATAAtcttaagaaaaatgtatcttcGACTGAAAAACGATTATCACAGGCTAca tcAATAGAAAGCAATGTTACCATCAGTGAGAATCACTCTGAACCTGTTAGCTGCCTGGAGAGGAAT GAAGAACTTGAAAAAATTAGAGCTGAAATGAATCGCCTAAAAGATGAGAATGACCAcatgaaaaaagaaattaaagaaCTTGAAAAGGTTGAAGAAGAAAACAAGCTAGTTCAGCTGGAAGTTGAACACTTACAGACCAAAGTTAAGAAAGCTAATGAATTGTTACAACCAATTCCTTAA